A stretch of Portunus trituberculatus isolate SZX2019 chromosome 48, ASM1759143v1, whole genome shotgun sequence DNA encodes these proteins:
- the LOC123498895 gene encoding uncharacterized protein LOC123498895 translates to MKFITEIGSDGLRRRPAGVRQDVERRHLQCVILTLLVLLLQCLQIAVKEYIWEHSQLYLAAQDSYVDDDALNAPMRLDQVEEAHGAILQGLVENPKLNVYTLVGRPRVRLLYIKNDTCLYPVHNTQCYGRLALDGDIESQIDSEKDLTNMTLNDVQCPPRLNLTNITMKYVQDAQLDYLDSQSCFNCKYPLDGYVLDIPRPNATVMPLEEYATQCLAPLNKQLFDKLVDESTRLIQIEVVFYNVYFDIFVRVTVAFEEFDLNRWWPTHKIETGHFLGVAGRGDYHGAIDDSKLLVFPGLVLALILLRLRWEPKEGRMKRCLLTLITVALTIYRLYSQANVVVRYEEVLNSLPSEPRNYTRLGKMEQLMNADRHFPFEYLMAENKTAQVVGIALVVLSLLHLCQYENYQWLEVTLLAVSIRKALKYSLPFILYYLFLNFVFAVIGHTLFGTCTSLFSEKTQAFITLLKFEFSGNMDYSDLMICAPGWGETSSSWPPWCCTWCSLILPSLTCSA, encoded by the coding sequence ATGAAGTTCATCACGGAGATCGGTTCTGATGGTCTGCGGCGGCGTCCTGCTGGGGTGCGGCAGGACGTGGAGCGGCGCCACCTGCAGTGCgtcatcctcaccctcctcgtgctcctcctGCAGTGCCTTCAGATCGCGGTCAAGGAGTACATCTGGGAGCACAGCCAGCTGTACCTCGCGGCTCAGGATTCCTACGTGGATGACGACGCGCTCAACGCCCCCATGCGCCTGGACCAGGTGGAGGAGGCTCACGGCGCCATCCTGCAGGGTTTGGTGGAAAACCCTAAGCTGAACGTGTACACGCTGGTGGGGAGGCCGCGCGTCAGGCTCCTCTATATCAAGAATGACACGTGTCTGTATCCCGTGCACAACACCCAGTGCTATGGCAGGCTCGCGCTGGACGGCGACATTGAGAGCCAAATAGACTCAGAGAAAGACTTGACCAACATGACCCTTAATGACGTGCAGTGTCCGCCACGACTCAAcctcaccaacatcaccatgaAGTACGTGCAGGATGCGCAGCTGGACTATCTAGACAGTCAGTCGTGCTTTAACTGTAAGTATCCTCTGGACGGCTACGTGCTTGACATTCCCCGGCCAAACGCCACCGTCATGCCACTCGAGGAGTACGCCACGCAGTGTCTTGCTCCGCTCAACAAGCAGCTCTTTGACAAACTTGTAGATGAATCGACGCGTCTCATTCAAATCGAAGTGGTCTTTTACAACGTGTATTTCGACATATTCGTGCGAGTCACCGTGGCTTTCGAGGAGTTTGATCTGAACAGGTGGTGGCCCACTCATAAAATTGAAACCGGTCACTTTCTGGGAGTCGCAGGGAGAGGAGACTACCACGGTGCGATTGACGACAGTAAGTTGTTGGTGTTTCCCGGGCTGGTGTTGGCCCTGATTCTTCTGCGGCTGCGATGGGAACCTAAGGAGGGTCGTATGAAGCGGTGCCTCCTCACCCTGATTACCGTGGCACTGACGATATACCGCCTTTACTCGCAGGCAAACGTTGTGGTGAGGTATGAAGAGGTCCTGAACTCCTTGCCCTCAGAGCCCAGGAACTACACGCGGCTGGGGAAGATGGAACAATTGATGAACGCAGATCGACACTTCCCTTTCGAGTACTTGATGGCCGAGAACAAGACCGCGCAAGTGGTTGGCATTGCTCTGGTGGTGCTGAGCTTACTGCACCTCTGCCAGTACGAGAACTACCAGTGGCTCGAGGTGACGCTGCTGGCTGTGTCTATCAGAAAGGCATTAAAGTACTCACTGCCCTTCATCCTGTACTACCTCTTCCTTAACTTCGTGTTCGCGGTCATCGGCCACACTCTCTTCGGCACctgcacctcactgttcagcgaGAAGACTCAGGCGTTCATTACTCTGCTCAAGTTTGAGTTCTCAGGGAACATGGACTACAGTGACCTGATGATCTGTGCACCGGGGTGGGGCGAGACTTCTTCTTCCTGGCCTCCGTGGTGCTGTACCTGGTGCTCTTTAATTTTACCTTCACTTACGTGTTCGGCGTGA